The genomic DNA ACTAATGAGGCCGCTCCTCAATTCTCCCTCGCATAAATTGGCAGGAGAACCTGACAGTTTGACCTTGCAACCTTTTCCACAGGCATCCACCCGCCAAAAGGACCAATTACATTAAACACGGCTGTCTGGCTCCTTTCCGTTGCCCCTGGCAACAGCTGGTGGAGGAGTGGGAGGTCCTCATGAGGCAAGGAGGAGACGTAGGAGATGAGCAGGTCCAAAGCACAAccaagcaggaggaggaggaggagaaggagatgaCGTCACAGCCGGATCACTCCGGGACCAAACCTGAGAGCGGGTTCACCGTCATCAGGTCTGCATGTGTTCCACATCGTCTGCCTTTCATGCAGCTTCTAGCCACTGGCCCACAACCTTTTTACACCCACAGAGTGGTTGTGTGGAggaaccccgccccccttcccttccaCATTGCTGAGGACTCTAAacagggagcttatggcccaCCTAGTTTATTTTCCACATCAcacataagctctttgtttgaataaagaaatactcagaaatgctagtttaagcttaattttctttatttatgtcctccatcattagaaaatgctagaccaggggtgtcaaactcaatcaaacaaggggccaaaatccaaaacacaccttaggtcacgggccgaacaggataaacatttattgaacattctaaaacgacatttttaaaacctaaaaacataactttttttacacataattatgaataataaaaagacaggaatattattccagaataaatcaacttaaaccttaaataactttcaatattttactctccattaaaatatgtttttgtcaagttagaaatgagcacaagataacatcgggtcattaataacaataaaataaaatgatccggagggccggatggaattaccctgagggccggatccggcccccgggggttgactttgacatgtgctctaAACCGGTGGTCCCCGGGccgcaaacagaaaaaaagggctaacttagattatttctaTTTAGTTTactttctgatcctgaaggaagttttattttggaaaactgacagattctgttcacaacattcGTCTTGGTCACCGAACTTAGTGGTTAGCTCGATATCTAAGTTAGTGGCCCAAAGCTTAAAAGTTAACAAAACCCAAATAATATccatttggaaagtttctttagTAAGGAAACTGAATAAGAATCTTTGacttcaaagagcaataaagctgctgtttgcagacaaaaccaggagttttCCTCGACATATGGAATTACAGACAGTTGTTCTGGTGTAGCAGAAGCCACTCTGTCCATAACACGGCAACAGactcgactgtttcacacacgCAGATAATAAAGTTACTGACAGGGTGGATTcacattatattatatttagaaaatatcagttttatgaCATTGCATCATTtcgttttgctttatttatccatcacacctttAAAGAgaaataccatgaaaaaacaactttttgagctttaagtgtattatactgttaattcctcactataaactgAGAaagaagattcaatcaaataaagttgctgatttgaggaaacttgtaaaagggacatttgagaattttcctgaattaggttcagaaactttagctcagaaaatgttcctttgtgttgaaaaaaaatacccaatgaatgaggatttatgtaaagacaaaatatgatcagtcTGTTTGTCCTGAAAGATAATCTGAGCCTGGATTGAGTTAAAATGACATTCTATAGGAAAAGAAAATCttgtaatgttgttttatgcgttttaaaaaatcagaaacgagttctacaaatcaacactttgtttcattgaatcttcatctaaaaaaaaaaaaaatctgatatttttagactttttcaaattaaatatcattttattttgaaaatatattttcagaaacCAGAAGCTTAAAAATTCTAACTTCAGCCTAGTTTGAAACGGTCtgtgaaaatatagtctaattTAAACCAGTCTGTGGCCTGAAAGGGGTCTGGGACCATTGCTCTAAGTTATAtgtcatgtgtcaaagtcaaggcccgggggccggatccggccctccaggtaatacTATCagtccctccagatcattttattttattgttattaatgacccgatgttatcctgctcttatttctaatttgtataattttgatgaaATATTTGTATGGAGAGTAANNNNNNNNNNNNNNNNNNNNNNNNNNNNNNNNNNNNNNNNNNNNNNNNNNNNNNNNNNNNNNNNNNNNNNNNNNNNNNNNNNNNNNNNNNNNNNNNNNNNNNNNNNNNNNNNNNNNNNNNNNNNNNNNNNNNNNNNNNNNNNNNNNNNNNNNNNNNNNNNNNNNNNNNNNNNNNNNNNNNNNNNNNNNNNNNNNNNNNNNNNNNNNNNNNNNNNNNNNNNNNNNNNNNNNNNNNNNNNNNNNNNNNNNNNNNNNNNNNNNNNNNNNNNNNNNNNNNNNNNNNNNNNNNNNNNNNNNNNNNNNNNNNNNNNNNNNNNaaatatttttatggagagtaaaatatttaaagttatttaaggtttaagttgatttattctggaataatattcctgccttttcattattcataattatgttaaaaagttagttttaaagttttaaaattgtcattctgttagctttttggattattttggcatttactcaaattttttaagatattttgaagtttagctaatatttcagctacatgctagctgttttggctaacataagtttttttttcaacttttcaaggctaatttggcatttagctaatattttagccggctatcagcttcagtgtttttagctatcaatttcagcatctttagtggccaaattcagcttacagcattcacactagcattattgtaggtaatgctgtatatctagttcataattatgttaagttacggttttcaaaatgaagttttagagtgttcaataaacgtttatcctggTCGGTcggtgacctaaggtgtgttttggattttggccccctgtgcgatggagtttgacacccttgcaTGTATGTGCTCCAGTTCTCCAGCTGGAGGCTCAAACCATCCCTTCCCTCAGTTTTAAATTGAGAGACTAGCACAGCTTTTGACAGATGATGCATGACCCCTCCCCACAGTTTCACTTTCGTCCTAATGTCTCTGATGAGAATATCCAAAGAACATTAAGCCTCATATTGCTGTAATACACCACTGGGATGGGTGTGGGGCAGACGGTCAGGAATCCTCTCGTAAGCTCTGAATGTCAATAACTTTATGAAGGAAGGGTTCTGTCTTTACAGCGTAGAAGCAGAcggttaaaactgtttttcagtcttacttaaaatgttctttttctcttctcaGGAGCAGGAAGTCTCTGAGGCTTCTGTCGGCTTGGTGCAAACCACCCCCATCAAGAGGTCAGAGGCCAGGCCGCGGAGGGGGGGCGCCCCCCCTCCAGCGCTCAGCCGCTAACACGTTTCTGGCCTCACACAGAATGAGTGTGGTGTGGGTGCGCCTGTCCTTGCTGTCCAAAGGCAAACCGGAGCTGCATGCCATGGTGTGTGCGCCCACTCCAGAAGACCTGACACCGGACGCCAGCCGCTGCCCCCAGGAGCCCCCCCACACAGACCACTTCAAAAGCAAAGTGAAACTCAGGAAGAAGAGCTCGAAGACGGGCGGTGGTGCTGGAGAAGCATCAGAACTGGATGCAGACCTCGTGTTGGGGGTGTGGCCCGACCCTCTCCCGAGCATCACCTCTCACTGCTCGCGGCCGACCCTCGGCTGGGTCACCGAGGGCGACTTCTCTCTGTCTGCAGGCTGCGGCCAGGCTCTGGGCTTCGTCAGTGTCCCGGGTCTCCTGAACACCCTCCTCAGCCAGCCTGAGGAACACAGAGGAAAGGTGCTGCTGCGCAACCCGTCCTCCCTGCACTACCGCTTGGCTCAGATCAGCATCGAGGTGTGAGGGGATGAGGCTGCAGACTGTAGTCTGGAGCTAAAGTCATGCATTCATCAGCCGGTGGTTGTTTTTGCAGCTTTGCTGTTTTACCAGTGCCTTTAGAGGAAGGACGATGGGAACTTAGAGTTCTGTTATTCTCATTTCCTGCATGTTTTGACAGAATTGTTTGGACACTTATCCGCGTCTAACAGCATGAGCTCACAAGGCTGTGCTGATACGGCTTTGGAAGATCCACCTGAACAGTTTGACCTGAAGGATGAAGAGGGCTCGAACACACGCACGCTTCGGCTAACAGATACTTAAACGTCCAGTTTGGGTTTCCACATATCTCGTGATGTGTAGGCGGCAGATCAAAGTTTGTTGCTTGGCAACTCTTCCCTTTGATAGCAGCTTAGTGTGTGCATGGAGAGGTTCACCTGAGGTAAAGAAGATCCGGTCGGATGCATGTTCCTGTAAAACGACTCGTTTTCCTTTTGATTTGGTGAAATTCTGACTATAAATCTCTTACTGCATGGTCAGCTCACGCTGCCTCCACCAGTAGGGGGCAGTAGTGTCCTTGTCTTGCTGCAGGATGAGCCCTCACGGGTCtgactttttctgttaaaacgactcattaaaaataaaacatgcatgCTGATGATATACTAGCTGTACTAACAGACCCAGAACGCTCCGTGCCGGCATTGCTCACATGTGTTGACACATTTTCCAAGATGTCAGGTTACAAGATAAATTGGTTCAAATCAGAAGCCATGCCTCTGTCAGCTTCATGTTATTCTAGACATGTaacatcatttaattttaagtgGTCATCCTCGGGAATAAGATACTTAGGAATACTTCTGAATCCAAATCTGGAGGAGATTATGACATCAAATATGGAGCCCCTTCTTctgaaaattaaaactaatcTAGATAAGTGGGAGAAATTAAGACTTACATTATGGGGCAAAATTAACGTTATTAAAATGATAGTTTCCCCCCAGTTTAATTATGTTTCTATGATGTTACCTGTGAAAATACCCCCACACATATTCagccaatttgaaaaaaatattaaagaatttTTATGGGACAAGAAGAGACCCAGGGTGAACATGAAGAAGATGTGGGCCTCAAAAGATTATGGAGGGATGGCTCTTCCAAATGTCAAACTGTACAATCTGGCTTTTGAAATGACCAGGCTGGTCAAACACTGGAAAGGGGGAGATTTTGATCCCAGTTGGGTCAGAACTGAGCAAGATCTAGTGAAGCCTTATACACCTGTGACAGTTCTTTCTCAGGGAGCTACTGGAACCAGTCAGGACATCCGGGACAACCCTGTGTTCATATATTCAAAATGGGTTTGGCAAGAGGTACATAAAATATGTGGGGTATCTCATCTGAGACAATCATATTCTTCTGTGTGGAACAACTCTGCTATTAGGATTGGGAAAAAAACTATCAGCTGGGAAAAGTGGTGCAGCAAAGGAATACACCAAATAAGAGATCTGTACACGAATCAAGTACTTATGTCTTTTGCCGAAATTACTCTGAAATATGGTCTAGAGGCGAGGGATAACTTTTGGAAATACTTACAACTGAGGGATTGTATAACTAAGGGCAGCTTTTCTGAAGACACAAATCCAGTGGTGGAGTTTCTTGAAATGAAGAGTGGGACACACAGGGCAGCTGTATTCTATAAAATgctcaacaatttaaaaaaagatggatgtgAGAATCTGAGACTGGCTTGGGAGAGGGATTTGAGCTGTACtattgataaaaataactgGAACACAATTCTTTTACATTCTAGTAAATTTATAAAAGAAGGTAAAGGAAAATTCACCCAATACAAACTAATACACAGGTGGTATTACACCCCCTCTAAACTACACAGAATGGGACTAATGACAAATAATTTATGCTGGAAGTGTCAGACAGACACAGGGACCCTATTGCATGCTCTTTGGGAATGTAAAATGGTTTCCCCATTTTGGAAAAGAGTACTGGACTGCATAGGACAGTGGACTGGATTGACAATACCCATGTCACCAAGATTGTGCCTCTTAGGAGACAAGTCTGTGCTTCCTGGACTATCAAAAAGCGACTTGGTGGTTATAAAAGGAGCGGTGATTACCGCTGCCCGAGTAATTCTCAGTGTGTGGAAGGACACATCCCCTCCAGACTTCAACAGATGGAGGGAAAATATCCTCAGGGTTGCATCATATGAGAAGTTATTGGCAAGAGTGAACGAAGACATGGACAGTTTTCAGGAATCTTGGGGGCGCGTTTTTGAGTGACATCcgaataatagctgtttagtGATGTTTTGATGGTTAGAAACTCTGACCTatattgtttttgattttttctgatATGCAACTGTTATGATGTATAGCCATCCTTGGTTAAACCTTAGACTCAGAAAGGAAACAGAAGGATGTATGGAAACTGGAATGCTGTCTGTTCATTGTTATgtatgaaagaaagaaaaataaaaactttgattataaaaaaaataaaacatgcaacTATTGAGACATCCAGTCTTTCTTGGAGGGTGTTTATTCTCAAAGCCACATGTTCCCTCTGCATtactcaaacattttaaagaatgaaTCGGAGCTTGCCTGCCATAACAAACGCAGCCGCCAGCACAAGTTCAGATGATGCTCATCATTTCTATAAATAGAGATTTTGTTGACAAGAAAATTGCCAAAATGGCAGTCCCGACAGATGGAGCTGGTCCTACGACTCGTCTGTTTGGCCAGCGCTGTTGCACATGAGTTTAGCTGCCAGGGATCCGTATGTTTGAGTCTTGGCCTCGGGCTGCACTTTGTCCGTGCGCGTTCTGCCTGTGAACATGGGCAGCACAGCTCATTAGAAGGACCTGCTGCCACGGCAGCAGACCTCTTCAGTCAAATGAATTCAGGGTCACTGCTGCTAAACTCGTTCTCTCAGTAGTGTGCCGATTCAGGCTGGCAACATTCAAAGAGCAAGTTACCTGGAATCCTGTTCATTTCGATGAAATTGCGGTCTTGTTGTTTTATCTTCGGTCGGTTTCGAGCGATCAGGAAAACTCCAAGGAAGGACAGAAGACAGCTGGAAGAGAGTTTAAGGAGAAATAAACCATCTGGTGTAGACCCTAAAGAACCATGTGATGGTAGGATTTAGTAAACTTAcccaaatataaacataaaaatgttcagtaaaGCCAAGCCCTCAAACTCTTGGTAAAATATGATCCCTGCAATGAAGGGAAACATGAATGAAGCATTTTACTGACAACAGCAGCAAGATGGACTATTTATAGACCTCATTACGTCTGTAGAACAGCTAAACCTGTGGTGTCGAACCCATCGCACAACGggtgaaaatacaaaacacacattaggtcgcgggccgaacaggataaacatttattgaatacactaCAGCTACactcttaaaactttaaaacctcaaCTTTTTAACAACTATATAATacatgtatagcattacctgtgataatactagtgtgaatgctgtaaactgaatttggctgctgaagatgctgaaattgatagctaaaaacgctgaagctgatagctagctaaaaaattagctaaatgccaaattagcctaaaaaaaaaacaaaaaaaaacttaggttagccaaaacagctagcatgtaaatattaggctaactccaaaacagccttaaaaaagcctaaattagccaaaacagctagcatgtagctgaaatattaggctaactccaaaacagccttaaaaaagctgtagctgaaatattagctaaactccaaaacagcctaaaaaatcttagtaaattccaaaatagtccttgactttgacacgtgagctaaaaaaaacagatactgTGAGattaagacacattttccaaataatgcatctttttatttgcaaatgaaCTAAACAGGAAGATTTTCCTGAATGTTTTAGTGACCAGCAGTGTGTTAAAGCCCAAACAATCATCTTCTTCCGTGGAACAAATCTTAAAGGAGAAATCCTCCCACGGATGTTGTCACACGGCTGATATAACACATCAGCAATTTGTTGTTCAGTGGAGTCAATAGTGGGTTTACTGAGTGGGCAGGCAGAGCAGTAGTAATGCCAAGAGCGCTTTCAGAAAAACATGAGTGTAAGTGGACACGACACACATCTCGTGGCACCTCAGAGCTGGACGTGTCCCTGTGTGATCATGTGCTGCTGCAGAGATGTTATTCTCTGACGTGTCAGTGGAAACGAGCTGACATGATGCAGGAAAAGATCTCCATCTACAACGCTCCATGTGTGTTTTGCAATAGATTTTTCTGTcctcacacaaaaataaacctgaactggttgaacatttttgctccttGCCGAGCAAGGACTTGTGAGTGCTGTACACAAACTGACGTGTATGTTTGTACATTTGTCACTGATCATTATCCTCATGcaagttttaccttttttttgacACAACTTAAGATGGTATTTATGCagtgtttttacatgcttttgtcaaaacagcatAGAACAAGACGGAAGAGCTCCATTAAAGATTTCTTCTAAGAGCAGCGTGTTTTTCTAAAGGTGTCTCGGTTTATTGTGGTGTTACGGAGCTTTTTAACAAGCCATTTTCCAGTTAGAATAAATGCAGCACAATGAAAGTAGAGATAAGGTTACAATTAGTTATCCTTCTTAAAGCGGAAGGTCTCACCaaaggacaaaaactaaaaaaatggcaaaagaaagggactgtttttaaaaatatataagtaaGTAGAAGTAAGTTTTTGGTTTGAGTACTGTGAACAAATCATCCATTTATTTGTAGCTTAACCTTCTGCCTGTGTCCTGTAgagtttctgttattttaaattcatagctttgatatgaaaaaaaaaaacctttacgGATTGAAGTTAACACAAAACCATCATATTTCCTGACAAATTTTCACGCAAGAAAAAGTCTTGCCCAtggctactttttttttttttattaaaaaaactttttaattataataatgaagttttaatcaaaatcctgcaacctaaatgtctccaaaagccatttttcttgttgatctgaagtttccaaaatctcccctgagggggcgtggcttttgaagcTGAGATGAGTAGCTCGGCCCTGTCTTATACAGATAATCAGTTCAAACTGGAGATATTAATTCAAGTGGATGATAGAAGAGTttcttaactctttaacactggatctccagtgtttatgttcttcgaTTCACTGTAACTCACGCCGCTTtcctcctttagaatctactggaatgatcgtgttaacagttaaaaagttacagtaagttaaAGATTTTACGTTTAAAGAAGCTACAGGTGCTTGAGGGACAAAAATCCTGTTTGTCTCTAAGAGATAAATACTTACTTTATGGAGAAATTGGCCAATTATTTCAATCACAATGATACAATGTGATTTCCGGGATTATTTCCGCCTTATTccgtctctcacagttgaagagTGTCTATGATAAATCTCTACCATCTCTTAAACTCGCACTCTGATCATCtgttgatctattgtaaaatttcttctagtggtcttttaattatgattatttaattGTTGACAACTGCCACGACGACGTCTGCAGACTAAAGACTAATGATTGAGATGTTCTGGATGAAGCTGGCCTCTGGGCTGCAggacagtcttttgttctgaatgaaaaagaagaaaaactcctCACGTTgatcaatactccaatgttGTTCCATGAATGTTTAAAAGGCACGATCAGAAGTGTCTTTGATGATTATGGATCAGTGACGGACATTCTTTGGCGGCGGGGGTTGAGTGAGACAGAAACGGGGGAGGGGTCTCTGTATTCCTGGATTCTGCATGTTTCTGGTCCCCAATCCCCGCAAATAAGGGGGAAAACTATATAcaaagaatttattattctttgcaagaagacaaaaagaggacaaaactttgggtttggatcttgagtgtGGAAAGCGCTGGTCAGACGCTTCCTGTTgccgtaaaacctttccaccaatcaaagGGTTACattgtgtgacgacagaagctccgccctaacgtgtccattctatttttctatggaccaatGAGGGTCTAAAAATGGTACCGGTCGGTCCTGCTTAATGGCTGCATTTTggaatggaaatgctcaaaggttcggtctggaccgctcagtggaaacgaggcatcaGAGTCAGCTGCTTGTCCATCGCTGGagttacgttttaaaaataatctgttaaGTGAACTCTGAAAAGTAAGATTACAGACGTTTttaggctgtaaaactcctctatacacaaacaaacattttcagacttttctcacttatttaaactctcaagttccagaagaaaaatatcctggAATCATTTTGGAttctaatttaaatgttaaaagtcATATCAACAAAACATGCATAATCATCAGGCTGAacattaattgttttaaaataagaaaatgccTGACCTTTGAGTGTGCTtggatttttctaaattccaTGATATAGGGAGGGAACACTGCGTCATATACTGAACTCACTTGAaaagatccggccctccagatcattttattgttaacggcccgatgttatcttgtgctcatttctaacaagTATAatattgagaaaatatatttttatggagggtaagatattaaaagttatttattgttgTACGTGtatttattctgcaataatattcctgacattttattattcataattatgttaaaaagttacagttttaaagttttaaaaattgtcatcctgctatctttttggactattttagcatttactaagattttttaggctgttttggagtttagctaatatttcagctacatgctagctgttttggctaatttaggcatttttaagttttttttaaagtttagttaatatttttatctgtagttatttttttcagctacatgctagctgttttggctaagctaaatttttcccgtttttttaggctaatttggcatttagctaatattttagttggctatcagcttcagcgtttttagctttcaatttcagcttcttcagctatcagcactagcatcttcagcagccaaattcatcttccagctttcacactagcattatcacaggtaatgctatatatctacttcaaaattatattaaaaagttacattattaaagttttaaaaatgtagttttagagtgttcagtgtgttttggatttttgccccttgtgtgattgagtttgtcacTCCTGATGTAAACTGTGCTGAGCAATAAAATGTAGTAACTatgtaggggtgggattatataagttcacttcttctcactccttttcaatcaatcaaatacACTTGACTTGTCTTTAGTTAATCATCActttatttaatgaataaactgtgtgtctttgtttttgttcttttttaaatcaaagcatttcattatttctgtgatGAGTTTGATACATCTGTGTGATTTTATGTTGTCTTGTATCGTTCACAGTTTATGCTCGAcataaaccaaatcaattaatcaatacTGTAGGTATTGGAAACATGACTTTTCTTAGTACATATCTGCTCCGAGGGAAAAGCAGCCCCTCGGTTTGATCCTTTATCATTTAACCAAAGGGACATTTTGATGCTTACCTGCAACTATAGCACTTGTAGTGAAGAACACAAAGTTGATGGGAACCACCTCTGTGGCATCAAACATCTTCATGGCTTGATTGAGAAATCTGCAAAGAGAAAATCACAGGATTCAAGAAGAAGAGCCCCACGGTGACAGATACTCTCCACCTTTTCCACTTCATAGGAGCACGGTGTCAGAACTGCAGTCACTCGCTCAACAAATGAAAAGCGTTTTCCTGTGAAGGATGTGAGAAACCTGAACTGCTGGAGGGGATAAAAACATGCAGAGCGCACAGAAACAGGGAGAGACACTCCACTAACTTGATCTGGANNNNNNNNNNNNNNNNNNNNNNNNNNNNNNNNNNNNNNNNNNNNNNNNNNNNNNNNNNNNNNNNNNNNNNNNNNNNNNNNNNNNNNNNNNNNNNNNNNNNNNNNNNNNNNNNNNNNNNNNNNNNNNNNNNNNNNNNGAACTGCTGGAGGGGATAAAAACATGCAGCGCGCACAGAAACAGGGAGAGACGCTCCACTAACTTGATCTGGAATCCGCAGGAGGCCACCATGACAACAAGCATGACGTAGAAGATGGGGTAGATGAGCTGCAGCCGACCTTGTATGGACTCTGCGATCATTCCTGACACCGCTTTCACTGAGATGACTGTAAGAGAGGCTGCAGAACACGCATCACTCCAGCATCtgcacaactttaaaacaagtcGGAGACTACTACTTCCTATCACTTAATTCATATCAGAATTGTCATTTGTTCTTCACACTTAAATAATTGTAGCATATCAATCTGCCAATTTACTGTTAAAACAGTATCTGTTAAGTCACAGTGTCTTATATCAAGTGCAGTAGGTTAACTAGAAATTAGTCAAATGTACGTGGTCAGAATGAGTTTCACAGAAACGGCAGCAGAGCTCAGATCCAGGTTTGGTAGCCTGGCAACACAGCAACCTGTGACGACAGGAAGTGGTTTGAATCCCAACTTCTGCCCTCATTTAGGCGGTTCGTACCGAGCAGGGCGACCAGCAGCATCACGACGACGATGTGCTTCACATTTCTCCTCTTGTACAGATAGAGCAGGATGCAATACAGGACGACCTCAATAAACTGTGGAGAGGAAGCAGAAGAGGCTTACACAATCATTCATGCACAATCTATTCCCTTCAACTTTGAGGGAAAAAATGAGAACATGAACTGCATTCCCTCCGACCCTGATCTGTTTCACAAAGTGCTGCCAGCAGCCCGAGTGCAGCAggttttaatggaaacaaatgACTGAggcagaaaaatgaaatgaattccTCGTCTTTAATGAGAAGCCTTGGGCTGTCCTTGTAAGCCTAGCAGCGTTTAGACATTAAAGCACCAATAAACAGCAGCTCTAATGGATGGAGAGAGCGACAACTACAGTGTTGAGAGGAAAAGGGCAAGATGACCTTTAAATGTCTCTCAATGTCATCCAGTAAGCACGCCAAATAAAgagacattttcaaaatgtcaatatttggCGTAAAGAAGGATCAACAGAGATCAGGGTCACTAATAGCAGATTTACTCATCT from Oryzias melastigma strain HK-1 linkage group LG16, ASM292280v2, whole genome shotgun sequence includes the following:
- the LOC112143337 gene encoding NIPA-like protein 2 gives rise to the protein MENESSLFTTAAVVSAPAHQPQIMDNPLQAYIVGIFISICGNVLISFSLNIQKYAHVRQAQRGSKPYYTSAVWWCGVILMGVGELGNFAAYGFAPASLIAPLGCVSVIASAVISVVFLKETVYTSDIVGGTLAITGTYLLVTFAPHTSTHITAHLVQYYFISWHFLLYLFIEVVLYCILLYLYKRRNVKHIVVVMLLVALLASLTVISVKAVSGMIAESIQGRLQLIYPIFYVMLVVMVASCGFQIKFLNQAMKMFDATEVVPINFVFFTTSAIVAGIIFYQEFEGLALLNIFMFIFGCLLSFLGVFLIARNRPKIKQQDRNFIEMNRIPGRTRTDKVQPEAKTQTYGSLAAKLMCNSAGQTDES